The DNA sequence TGCTGGCACTTGCGTTTGTCTGCGGGTGCTCCCACACCGCCAAACAGCCGGACGCGCAAGATGCGGAGGTCTACGGGCTGGAGCTGAACCCCGGCCAGGACACGGCGCCGGATTCCCCGGCATCCGCCGTAGGGGACCCGGAGGGCGCCACAGGCGAAACACAGTCGCCGGGGCTGTCTGAGGCACCCGACGCAACCGCTTTATCGGGGTCGACTGCAGCGGAAAAAGAAACGACCCCAGAGGCGCCGCCGAAACCGGCTCCCAATCCCCCGGCCACTTCGCAAAGCGTGAACCATTCCTTCGAGAGCAGCTGGGGGATTCACCCCAACGATCAGGACCTCGAACCGGATGACATACCGGAAGAGGCATTGGAAGATGCCGCTGCGGACGACGATGCACCTCTTGAGGAGAATGATGCGCCGGCAGACAGCGACGAATCCCAGACGGCTTCCGGCCAGTTCGAGCTTAAAAAAATGCCCCCCAATAAATCCGTGCAGACCATGCTGGACGAAGCGCTCGGTTTCTGTCAGGCGGCCCAGGAATTCTGGCAGAAGGGCGAACTTGAAAACGCCCTGGAAGCGCTCGACCAGGCCTACTCCCTCATCCTCGACATCGGCTTTCAAGACAACCCCGACCTAATCCAGCAAAAGGATGACATCCGTTTTCTGATCTCCAAGCGCATTCTGGAAATCTATGCCTCGCGCAACATCGTGGTGCAGGGCAATCACAACGCCATTCCCCTGGATATGAACAAGCATGTCCGGGAGGAATTGAAGCTTTTCACCACCGGTGTAGAAAAAAAGTTCTTCCGCCAGTCGCTTGCACGCTCGGGCCGCTACCGGCCCTACATCGTCTCCAAGCTCAAAGAGGCCGGCCTGCCCGAAGAGCTTTCCTGGCTGCCGCTGATCGAAAGCGGCTACAAGGTCAAGGCCCTTTCCAAGGCGAGAGCGCTGGGGCTCTGGCAGTTCATCCCTTCCACCGGATACAAGTTTGGGCTCAAACGAGACCAGTACATCGACGAACGCATCGACCCCATCAAATCCACGGATGCAGCCATCGCCTACCTCAAGGAGCTCCACAACATCTTCGGCGACTGGGCCACCGTACTGGCGGCATACAATTGCGGCGAAGGCCGCGTGCTCCGCGTTATCCGCAGCCAAAACATCAATTATCTCGACAATTTCTGGGATCTGTACGAGCGCCTCCCCCGGGAAACGGCCCGCTACGTACCCCGTTTCTTAGCCACCCTGCACATCATGAGCGATCCGGCCCAGTACGGCCTGGATACCGTCGTCAAACAGGAACCGCTTAAATTCGAAACTGCAGAAGTTACCCGTCAGGTTCAGGTAACGGATATCGCAAAAAAAATCGGCGTGCCCGCTCAAGAGCTCAAGGAACTCAACCCGGAACTGCGCTACAACATTCTCCCGCCGGACGCCTACGATCTGAAAGTTCCGCCGGACACTTCGGACACCCTGTTGAGCGTCATCGACGACATTCCCATTTCCCACCCGCCCAGACCGGCATACGTCTAT is a window from the Deltaproteobacteria bacterium genome containing:
- a CDS encoding LysM peptidoglycan-binding domain-containing protein — translated: MIIYRYVLMCLLALAFVCGCSHTAKQPDAQDAEVYGLELNPGQDTAPDSPASAVGDPEGATGETQSPGLSEAPDATALSGSTAAEKETTPEAPPKPAPNPPATSQSVNHSFESSWGIHPNDQDLEPDDIPEEALEDAAADDDAPLEENDAPADSDESQTASGQFELKKMPPNKSVQTMLDEALGFCQAAQEFWQKGELENALEALDQAYSLILDIGFQDNPDLIQQKDDIRFLISKRILEIYASRNIVVQGNHNAIPLDMNKHVREELKLFTTGVEKKFFRQSLARSGRYRPYIVSKLKEAGLPEELSWLPLIESGYKVKALSKARALGLWQFIPSTGYKFGLKRDQYIDERIDPIKSTDAAIAYLKELHNIFGDWATVLAAYNCGEGRVLRVIRSQNINYLDNFWDLYERLPRETARYVPRFLATLHIMSDPAQYGLDTVVKQEPLKFETAEVTRQVQVTDIAKKIGVPAQELKELNPELRYNILPPDAYDLKVPPDTSDTLLSVIDDIPISHPPRPAYVYHRVRSGETLSGIASRYHTSVSRIMRANNLRSSHYIVAGKKLKIPQKGTVIVRATEPVKTAGSKYFVHVVRSGDSLWIIAKRYGTTTRRIQELNNLRTTTLQAGQRLKIPGYLNGGTSDKDLSTYLVRRGDSPYRIARRHSMSLGELLRLNGLTPRSKIYPGQELRVR